A single genomic interval of Pelagerythrobacter marensis harbors:
- the hemH gene encoding ferrochelatase — translation MTWTEQTVPRDHAPVESGGIGVLLVNLGTPDAPDTASVRRYLAEFLSDRRVVELPRLVWQPILRGAVLTTRPRRSAHAYRQIWTDAGSPLAAITREQAAGLQDRLGGAAQVRWAMRYGKPAIGDELQALMDAGCERILLAPLYPQYCAATTATVVDKAADKLRTMRWQPSLRTLPPYHDDPHYISALAHDLGAQLDALDFVPEVLLLSFHGMPERTLRLGDPYHCHCRKTARLVAEALGRADLRIETTFQSRFGRAKWLEPATDAVLTAEAQGGTRRLAVAAPGFSADCLETLEELAISGREQFLEAGGERFAALACLNARAPGMAMLEAIVRRELAGWI, via the coding sequence GTGACCTGGACGGAACAGACGGTGCCGCGCGATCACGCGCCGGTCGAAAGCGGGGGGATCGGCGTGCTGCTGGTCAACCTCGGCACGCCCGATGCGCCCGACACGGCCTCGGTCCGCCGCTATCTTGCGGAATTCCTGTCCGACCGGCGGGTGGTCGAGCTGCCGCGGCTGGTCTGGCAGCCGATATTGCGCGGCGCGGTTCTGACGACGCGGCCCCGGCGAAGCGCGCATGCCTACCGCCAGATCTGGACCGATGCCGGCTCGCCGCTCGCCGCGATCACGCGCGAACAGGCGGCGGGCCTGCAGGATCGGCTCGGCGGCGCGGCGCAGGTGCGCTGGGCCATGCGTTACGGCAAGCCCGCGATCGGCGACGAGCTGCAGGCGCTGATGGATGCGGGCTGCGAGCGTATCCTGCTCGCCCCGCTCTACCCGCAATATTGCGCCGCGACGACGGCCACGGTTGTGGACAAGGCTGCGGACAAGCTGCGGACAATGCGTTGGCAACCCAGCCTGCGCACCCTCCCGCCCTATCACGACGATCCGCACTACATCTCTGCCCTCGCACACGATCTCGGGGCGCAGCTCGATGCGCTCGACTTCGTGCCCGAGGTGCTGCTGCTCAGCTTTCACGGTATGCCTGAGCGGACGCTGCGCCTGGGCGACCCCTATCACTGCCACTGCCGCAAGACCGCGCGCCTGGTGGCGGAGGCGCTGGGACGCGCGGACTTGCGCATCGAAACCACGTTCCAGAGCCGGTTCGGCCGGGCGAAGTGGCTGGAGCCGGCGACCGATGCGGTGCTGACGGCGGAAGCGCAGGGCGGAACGCGGCGGCTCGCCGTCGCCGCGCCGGGATTTTCCGCCGATTGCCTGGAAACGCTGGAAGAACTGGCGATCTCCGGGCGCGAACAGTTTCTGGAGGCGGGTGGGGAACGGTTCGCCGCGCTCGCCTGCCTCAACGCGCGCGCGCCGGGAATGGCCATGCTGGAGGCGATCGTGCGCCGCGAACTTGCGGGGTGGATTTAG
- a CDS encoding cytochrome P450, with protein MATLAREGASAAAPSAPRLRHWREGALTEADIAHIPGEGGLPIVGNTFRMLADPHAFTRRMVETYGPVYRNKAFGGWNIALVGADANELVLFDREKLFSSEQGWGPLLDRLFPRGLMLMDFDHHRADRRALSIAFKSGPMRHYAGSLNRGIAQAVQHWGGGQMRFYPAIKALTLDLAADSFIGIPWGPEADRINEAFVDMVQASVAPIRRPLPFTLMRKGVKGREFLVEYFTRETQRRRAEGGGQDMFSQFATATREDDSLLPVDEVVDHMNFLMMAAHDTITSSATTLVQLLARHPEWQERLRAEIVAITGGGDIAYDDLGKLELTEMAFKEALRMIPPVPSTPRRALRAFEFGGYRIPAGAPVGINAQYVHHMEEHWPDPERFDPMRFTPDRVKARHKYAWVPFGGGAHMCLGLHFAYMQVKILMAQLLTRYEIAIEEGYAPEWQAWPIPRPKDGLKVTFRAL; from the coding sequence ATGGCCACGCTTGCACGCGAAGGCGCGTCCGCCGCCGCTCCGTCGGCCCCCCGGCTACGCCACTGGCGCGAAGGCGCGCTGACAGAGGCGGATATTGCCCATATTCCCGGAGAAGGCGGCCTGCCGATCGTGGGCAATACTTTCCGTATGCTGGCCGACCCGCACGCCTTCACCCGGCGCATGGTCGAAACTTATGGCCCGGTGTATCGCAACAAGGCCTTCGGTGGCTGGAACATCGCGCTGGTCGGGGCCGATGCGAACGAGCTGGTCCTGTTCGACCGCGAGAAGCTGTTTTCGAGCGAGCAGGGCTGGGGCCCGCTTCTCGACCGCCTGTTCCCGCGCGGCCTGATGCTGATGGACTTCGACCATCATCGCGCCGACCGCCGGGCGCTGTCGATCGCGTTCAAATCCGGGCCGATGCGCCACTATGCCGGCAGCCTCAATCGCGGAATTGCGCAGGCGGTGCAGCACTGGGGCGGCGGCCAGATGCGGTTCTACCCGGCGATCAAGGCGCTGACTCTCGACCTTGCGGCCGACAGCTTCATCGGCATCCCCTGGGGGCCGGAGGCGGACCGGATCAACGAAGCTTTCGTCGACATGGTCCAGGCCTCGGTCGCGCCGATCCGGCGGCCCCTGCCTTTCACCCTGATGCGCAAGGGGGTGAAGGGGCGCGAATTCCTGGTCGAATATTTCACGCGTGAGACGCAGCGCCGCCGGGCGGAAGGCGGGGGGCAGGACATGTTCAGCCAGTTCGCCACCGCCACGCGCGAAGACGACAGCCTGCTGCCGGTCGACGAAGTGGTCGACCACATGAATTTCCTGATGATGGCGGCGCATGACACGATCACGTCGTCCGCCACGACGCTGGTGCAGTTGCTGGCCCGGCATCCCGAGTGGCAGGAACGGCTGCGGGCCGAGATTGTCGCGATCACCGGCGGCGGCGACATTGCCTACGACGATCTGGGCAAGCTGGAATTGACCGAGATGGCGTTCAAGGAAGCCTTGCGGATGATCCCGCCGGTCCCGTCCACCCCGCGCCGCGCCCTGCGCGCTTTCGAGTTCGGCGGATACCGTATTCCTGCAGGCGCGCCGGTGGGCATCAACGCGCAATACGTGCATCATATGGAAGAGCACTGGCCGGACCCGGAGCGCTTCGATCCGATGCGCTTCACGCCCGATCGGGTGAAGGCGCGCCACAAATATGCCTGGGTGCCCTTCGGCGGCGGTGCGCACATGTGCCTGGGGCTTCACTTCGCCTATATGCAGGTCAAGATCCTGATGGCGCAGTTGCTGACCCGTTACGAGATCGCGATCGAAGAGGGCTATGCCCCCGAGTGGCAGGCTTGGCCGATCCCGCGGCCGAAAGACGGGCTGAAGGTGACGTTTCGCGCTTTGTGA
- a CDS encoding DUF1674 domain-containing protein, translated as MPRALAALETARQCAHLRAMTKRATERPRKFTKPAHWSNDPVPAPRPPDNPERLSPTRYGDWVKDGIAIDF; from the coding sequence ATGCCCCGCGCCCTAGCTGCGCTTGAAACGGCGCGCCAGTGCGCGCATCTTCGGGCGATGACCAAGCGCGCAACCGAACGGCCACGGAAATTCACGAAACCGGCACACTGGAGCAACGATCCGGTGCCCGCGCCCCGGCCGCCGGACAACCCGGAAAGGCTCAGCCCCACCCGTTACGGAGACTGGGTGAAGGACGGCATCGCCATAGACTTCTGA
- a CDS encoding RsmB/NOP family class I SAM-dependent RNA methyltransferase, which translates to MAQPPGIHARRAALRLLDAALRRGETLDQAFAGATADVRRAEDKALARAIASEALRWLVDFDALIDSATRQPLPSDTKPRAVLRLMLAQWMRLGTPPHAVIATALPLLAGGPRRLAHGVFSTLSRQDARLPEAPTLPAAVAARWGERAPAITRGLAEPPPLDLTLRDPAQTEHWKVQLGADSLMPGHLRLPRGAAVEKLAGFADGAWWVQDFAASLPARLLGAGEGRQVLDLCAAPGGKTLQLAAAGWRVTALDISKRRLERLRENLKRTGLEAGVVRADALEWQPKHRFDAILLDAPCTATGTARRHPEVLHRVGPRQIAEMGDLQSALLARAVGWLKPGGTLVYATCSLEREEGEGQTAAVPLRPDPIDGGALPAGLAPHDDGWLRTDPGMLADEGGLDGFFIARWLGQGCD; encoded by the coding sequence ATGGCCCAGCCCCCCGGAATTCACGCGCGCCGTGCGGCGCTTCGTCTGCTCGACGCCGCTTTGCGCCGGGGCGAGACGCTCGATCAGGCTTTTGCCGGCGCGACTGCCGACGTGCGCCGGGCAGAAGACAAGGCGCTGGCCCGCGCGATCGCGAGCGAGGCCCTGCGCTGGCTGGTCGACTTCGATGCGCTGATCGACAGCGCGACCCGGCAGCCGCTGCCGTCCGATACCAAGCCGCGGGCGGTGCTGCGTCTGATGCTGGCCCAGTGGATGCGGCTCGGCACGCCGCCGCATGCCGTGATCGCGACCGCACTGCCCCTGCTGGCGGGCGGGCCGCGCCGACTGGCGCACGGCGTCTTCTCCACGCTCTCGCGCCAGGACGCCAGGCTCCCCGAAGCGCCGACCCTGCCCGCTGCCGTGGCCGCCCGATGGGGCGAGCGGGCGCCGGCGATCACCCGCGGCCTGGCCGAACCGCCGCCGCTGGATCTGACCTTGCGCGATCCTGCGCAGACCGAACACTGGAAGGTGCAGCTGGGCGCCGACAGTCTCATGCCCGGCCATCTTCGCCTGCCGCGGGGCGCGGCGGTCGAAAAGCTCGCCGGATTTGCCGACGGGGCCTGGTGGGTGCAGGATTTTGCCGCATCGCTCCCGGCGCGCCTGCTCGGTGCCGGCGAGGGGCGCCAGGTGCTCGACTTGTGCGCCGCACCCGGGGGCAAGACGCTCCAGCTCGCCGCCGCGGGCTGGCGCGTCACCGCGCTCGACATCTCCAAGCGGCGGCTGGAGCGGCTGCGCGAGAATCTGAAACGCACCGGGCTGGAGGCCGGCGTGGTCCGCGCCGACGCGCTGGAATGGCAGCCGAAGCATCGTTTCGACGCGATCCTGCTCGACGCGCCCTGCACCGCCACCGGCACGGCGCGGCGCCACCCCGAGGTGCTGCACCGGGTCGGGCCGCGGCAGATCGCGGAGATGGGGGATCTGCAAAGCGCCCTGCTCGCGCGCGCGGTCGGCTGGCTCAAGCCGGGCGGAACGCTGGTCTATGCGACGTGTTCGCTGGAACGCGAGGAAGGCGAAGGGCAGACGGCCGCCGTCCCCCTGCGCCCCGATCCGATCGACGGTGGCGCGCTGCCCGCGGGGCTCGCCCCGCATGACGACGGATGGTTGCGGACCGATCCGGGGATGCTGGCGGACGAAGGCGGTCTCGACGGGTTCTTCATCGCGCGCTGGCTCGGGCAAGGGTGCGATTGA
- a CDS encoding class I SAM-dependent methyltransferase: MQKFEDPGHWDDTARHYETTAHPFTALYAEVALSRVPMGPGSAVLDVAAGTGALALAAARTGARVLATDFSPGMVAAIAAKAVPNVETAVMDGQALSLADGTFDAVFSIFGVIMFPDWRKGLAEMARVTRPGGKGVVATWEDSGAATFLLCRQVCRKLFPGRENMPMPEGVRALGSPDDFRREMIAAGYAEVAIEKVTRDFELELAALDTPDDLFGMSPDWIGLADGEQAAVIAEIRRMAGDRSILPVPSTALVAVARR, from the coding sequence ATGCAGAAGTTCGAAGATCCGGGCCATTGGGACGATACCGCCCGTCACTACGAGACGACCGCACACCCGTTTACCGCGCTCTATGCCGAAGTGGCTCTTTCGCGCGTGCCGATGGGGCCGGGCAGCGCGGTGCTGGATGTCGCGGCCGGCACTGGCGCCCTGGCGCTCGCCGCGGCGCGGACCGGCGCGCGGGTGCTTGCGACCGACTTTTCGCCCGGAATGGTCGCCGCCATCGCCGCCAAGGCAGTGCCCAATGTCGAAACGGCGGTTATGGACGGCCAGGCGCTTTCGCTGGCCGACGGCACGTTCGATGCTGTCTTCTCGATCTTCGGGGTGATCATGTTCCCGGACTGGCGCAAGGGGCTGGCGGAGATGGCGCGGGTGACCCGCCCCGGCGGGAAAGGCGTCGTCGCCACCTGGGAAGACAGCGGAGCGGCAACGTTCCTGCTGTGCCGCCAGGTATGCCGGAAACTGTTCCCCGGCCGGGAAAACATGCCGATGCCCGAAGGGGTAAGGGCTCTCGGCAGCCCGGACGACTTCAGGCGCGAAATGATTGCGGCGGGTTACGCCGAGGTGGCGATCGAGAAAGTGACGCGCGATTTCGAACTCGAACTCGCAGCGCTCGACACACCCGACGATCTGTTCGGAATGTCGCCCGATTGGATCGGCCTGGCCGATGGCGAACAGGCCGCGGTGATCGCAGAGATCCGGCGCATGGCCGGGGACCGCTCGATCCTGCCGGTTCCTTCCACCGCCCTCGTCGCCGTCGCGCGGCGCTAA
- the msrA gene encoding peptide-methionine (S)-S-oxide reductase MsrA yields the protein MANSEQAIVAGGCFWCTEAVFRDVIGVETVESGYIGGTVPNPTYKQVCSGETGHAEAVRIAFDPDTISLAEIYDVFLGTHDPTQLNRQGNDVGTQYRSAIFPLDEAQHAEAEAAIARWNAEHEGQQAVTTIEGLSGGEQTAEWYPAEDYHQEYWEGEGQRNPYCLAVIPPKIMKLRKSFAAKAKGGQA from the coding sequence ATGGCGAACAGCGAGCAGGCGATCGTTGCCGGCGGGTGCTTCTGGTGCACCGAGGCGGTCTTCCGCGACGTGATCGGAGTCGAGACGGTCGAGAGCGGATATATCGGCGGCACCGTGCCCAACCCGACCTACAAACAGGTCTGCTCGGGCGAGACCGGCCATGCGGAAGCCGTGCGCATCGCTTTCGACCCCGACACGATATCGCTGGCCGAGATTTACGATGTCTTCCTGGGCACCCACGATCCGACGCAGCTCAACCGCCAGGGGAACGATGTCGGCACGCAGTATCGCAGTGCGATCTTCCCGCTCGACGAGGCGCAGCACGCAGAGGCCGAAGCGGCCATCGCGCGCTGGAATGCGGAGCACGAAGGGCAGCAGGCCGTCACCACCATAGAGGGCCTGTCGGGGGGCGAGCAGACAGCGGAGTGGTATCCGGCCGAAGACTATCACCAGGAATACTGGGAAGGCGAAGGCCAGCGAAACCCCTATTGCCTGGCGGTGATCCCGCCCAAGATCATGAAGTTGCGCAAAAGCTTCGCCGCCAAAGCCAAAGGCGGCCAGGCCTGA
- a CDS encoding methyltransferase gives MRYLLAAAASLAVSALAVPGAAQDGAGHENHAAIEAAVAATNRDADRARDAFRHPAETIAFFRIAPDMKVGEYAPGGGWYSRVLGNYLADEGELVGLYFTPESGPFDAERQANIRKGAAEFAGKVAGWTGKPEANFAGMTLDSMTEADQGTFDRVLVVRMLHNLMRWNIADSELKAMRDLLKPGGMLGIVQHRAGADAPADYADGSKGYLRQDDVIGFVEALGFELVAASEINANPRDSADHPGGVWEMPPTLATKRAELENRGESDRMTLLFRKR, from the coding sequence ATGCGTTACCTGCTTGCCGCCGCCGCTTCGCTTGCCGTGTCCGCGCTTGCCGTGCCCGGGGCGGCGCAGGACGGCGCCGGCCACGAAAATCATGCCGCGATCGAGGCCGCGGTCGCCGCGACCAACCGCGACGCGGACCGCGCGCGCGACGCTTTCCGCCATCCGGCCGAAACGATCGCCTTCTTCCGCATCGCGCCGGACATGAAAGTGGGCGAATATGCCCCGGGCGGCGGCTGGTACTCGCGCGTGCTGGGCAATTACCTGGCCGACGAAGGCGAGCTGGTCGGCCTCTATTTCACGCCCGAATCCGGCCCCTTCGATGCCGAGAGGCAGGCCAATATCCGCAAGGGTGCCGCCGAGTTCGCGGGGAAAGTTGCCGGCTGGACCGGCAAGCCGGAGGCGAATTTCGCCGGCATGACGCTGGATAGCATGACCGAAGCGGACCAGGGCACGTTCGATCGCGTGCTGGTCGTGCGCATGCTGCACAACCTCATGCGCTGGAACATCGCCGACAGCGAGCTGAAGGCCATGCGCGACCTGCTCAAGCCCGGCGGCATGCTCGGCATCGTCCAGCATCGGGCCGGGGCCGACGCGCCGGCGGACTATGCCGATGGAAGCAAGGGCTACCTGCGGCAGGACGATGTTATCGGTTTCGTCGAGGCGCTCGGCTTCGAACTGGTCGCGGCCAGTGAGATCAACGCCAATCCCCGGGACAGCGCCGATCATCCCGGCGGGGTCTGGGAAATGCCGCCGACGCTTGCGACCAAGCGTGCGGAGCTGGAGAATCGGGGAGAAAGCGACCGTATGACCCTGCTGTTCCGCAAGCGCTGA
- the aguB gene encoding N-carbamoylputrescine amidase: protein MSEITVSALQLDLSSGDEQANIDAVSALVERAAAEGAQVILPPELFSGPYFCKVEDEALFALARPVEQHPSVVAMQALAGKLKVAIPTSFFERDGHHYYNTLAMIGPDGEIMGTYRKSHIPDGPGYEEKYYFRPGNDGFKVWDLFGTRIGVGICWDQWYPEGARIMALMGAELLFYPTAIGSEPYDADLDTSRMWRRAMLGHAVSNCMPVIAANRIGTEDGQAFYGHSFITDEWGDIVQEFAAAESGALVATIDLARAARHRAGMGFFRDRRPQLYGRICEDV from the coding sequence ATGAGCGAAATCACCGTATCCGCGCTGCAGCTCGACTTGTCGTCCGGGGATGAGCAGGCCAATATCGATGCCGTCTCGGCACTGGTCGAGCGGGCCGCGGCCGAGGGCGCGCAGGTGATCCTGCCACCCGAGCTGTTTTCCGGCCCCTATTTCTGCAAGGTGGAGGACGAGGCGCTGTTCGCTCTCGCCCGGCCGGTGGAGCAGCACCCGTCGGTGGTCGCAATGCAGGCTCTCGCCGGCAAGCTGAAGGTCGCGATCCCGACCAGTTTCTTCGAACGCGACGGGCACCACTACTACAACACGCTGGCGATGATCGGCCCCGACGGGGAGATCATGGGCACTTATCGCAAGAGCCATATCCCCGACGGCCCCGGCTACGAGGAGAAATACTATTTCCGCCCGGGCAACGACGGGTTCAAGGTGTGGGACCTGTTCGGCACCCGGATCGGCGTGGGCATCTGCTGGGACCAGTGGTACCCCGAAGGCGCGCGGATCATGGCGCTGATGGGCGCCGAGCTTCTCTTCTATCCGACCGCGATCGGCTCCGAGCCTTACGATGCCGACCTCGACACCAGCCGCATGTGGCGCCGCGCGATGCTCGGCCATGCCGTGTCGAACTGCATGCCGGTGATTGCGGCGAACCGCATCGGCACCGAGGACGGCCAGGCGTTCTACGGCCACAGCTTCATCACCGACGAGTGGGGCGACATCGTGCAGGAATTCGCCGCCGCCGAAAGCGGCGCGCTGGTCGCCACGATCGACCTCGCGCGCGCAGCCCGGCATCGGGCGGGAATGGGCTTCTTCCGCGACCGGCGGCCGCAGCTCTACGGCCGCATTTGCGAGGACGTGTGA
- the folK gene encoding 2-amino-4-hydroxy-6-hydroxymethyldihydropteridine diphosphokinase, protein MTAGAARHRYLVALGSNMRHPAFGSPRAVVDAALIELDRQFGVRAVSCVVQSAPLGPSRRRYANAAAVLATGLAPQDMLAALQAIERAFGRRRRGQRWGARVLDIDLILWSGGALAAQGLQIPHPAFRERRFVLEPAAAIAPCWRDPTTGLSLRQLHARLTRPRPLPR, encoded by the coding sequence GTGACCGCCGGCGCCGCGCGGCATCGCTATCTGGTCGCGCTTGGCTCCAACATGCGCCATCCGGCCTTCGGCTCTCCACGCGCCGTGGTCGATGCTGCGCTGATCGAGCTGGATCGGCAGTTCGGCGTCCGGGCGGTATCGTGCGTGGTGCAAAGCGCGCCGCTCGGCCCCTCGCGGCGGCGCTATGCCAATGCCGCGGCGGTGCTTGCGACCGGCCTTGCGCCGCAGGACATGCTGGCGGCGCTGCAGGCCATCGAGCGCGCATTCGGCCGGCGTCGGCGCGGGCAGCGCTGGGGCGCGCGCGTGCTGGATATCGACCTGATCTTGTGGAGCGGCGGCGCCCTTGCGGCGCAGGGGCTGCAAATCCCCCACCCTGCGTTCCGCGAACGGCGGTTCGTGCTGGAGCCTGCGGCCGCGATCGCCCCGTGCTGGCGCGATCCGACGACAGGCCTTTCGCTTCGCCAGCTCCATGCCCGCTTGACCCGGCCGCGCCCCCTGCCTAGGTGA
- the phhA gene encoding phenylalanine 4-monooxygenase yields the protein MPEEVFTAPLKRPAHVGEDWLEPKQTEYSSEEDAIWNDLFARQMEVLPGRAASAFMNGLEKLDLGQGGVPDFDRLSAELDRLTGWSVVPVPMLIPDHVFFWHLANRRFPAGNFIRTRETFDYIQEPDVFHDVFGHVPMLTDPVYADYMQEYGKAGWKAMRYNRLKALGALYWYTVEFGLMLEQGEVRAYGAGILSGPTEVVFAVEGRSPNRIMLSVDRVMRTDYVISDLQPTYFVIESFEDLYRQTVERDFDRLYRNLPPAFTYANSAIIDVDNVVHRGTQEYLLRGGRGSGAQPV from the coding sequence ATGCCGGAGGAGGTGTTCACTGCGCCGCTGAAAAGGCCGGCGCACGTCGGCGAAGATTGGCTCGAGCCGAAGCAGACCGAATATTCCTCGGAAGAGGACGCGATCTGGAACGACCTGTTCGCCCGCCAGATGGAGGTCCTGCCCGGCCGCGCGGCGAGCGCGTTCATGAACGGCTTGGAAAAGCTCGATCTCGGTCAGGGCGGCGTGCCCGATTTCGATCGGCTGTCGGCAGAACTCGACCGGCTCACCGGGTGGAGTGTGGTGCCGGTGCCGATGCTGATCCCCGATCACGTCTTCTTCTGGCACCTCGCCAACCGGCGGTTCCCGGCCGGCAATTTCATCCGCACGCGCGAGACGTTCGACTATATCCAGGAGCCGGATGTCTTTCACGACGTGTTCGGCCATGTGCCGATGCTGACCGATCCGGTCTATGCCGACTATATGCAGGAATACGGCAAGGCCGGGTGGAAGGCGATGCGCTACAACCGGCTCAAGGCGCTGGGGGCGCTTTACTGGTACACGGTGGAATTCGGGCTGATGCTCGAACAGGGCGAAGTGCGCGCCTATGGCGCGGGCATACTGTCGGGCCCGACCGAAGTGGTTTTCGCGGTGGAGGGGCGCAGCCCCAATCGCATCATGCTCAGCGTCGATCGCGTGATGCGGACCGACTACGTCATCAGCGACCTGCAGCCGACCTATTTCGTCATCGAAAGCTTCGAGGATCTCTACCGCCAAACCGTGGAGCGCGATTTCGACCGCCTCTATCGCAACCTGCCGCCGGCATTCACTTATGCCAATTCCGCGATAATCGACGTCGACAACGTGGTCCATCGCGGCACTCAGGAATATCTGCTGCGCGGCGGGCGCGGCAGCGGGGCGCAACCGGTCTGA